One Lycium barbarum isolate Lr01 chromosome 5, ASM1917538v2, whole genome shotgun sequence genomic window carries:
- the LOC132641133 gene encoding protein DETOXIFICATION 29-like, translating to MEEHTSKHPLLSPGRENPQIAEQTSDYLIRLSHTSFASSFVADADDIPPITGIQDFFREFTIESRKLWYLAGPAIFTSLCQYSLGAVTQTFAGHVGTLELAAVSVENSVIAGFSFGVMLGMGSALETLCGQAFGAGQIDMLGVYMQRSWVILNSTAALLMLLYIFADQFLRLIGQTEDISREAGKMALYMIPQLFAYAMNFPIAKFLQAQSKIMVMAWIAAIALVLHTFFSWLFMLKLGWGLVGAAVVLNSSWWFIVVAQMLYIFSGTCGEAWSGFSWMAFLNLWGFVRLSLASAVMLCLETWYFMALVLFAGYLKNAEVAVDALSICMNILGWAVMAAIGCNAAISVRVSNELGAAHPRTAKFSVVVVVFSSFLIGLLLSVFLLVFRSQYPNLFAESESVKRLVYDLTPLLAFCIVVNNIQPALSGVAIGAGWQALVAYVNIACYYLFGIPLGLLLGYKLNMGVQGIWYGMVSGTVIQTFALFWIVHKTNWNKEASIAAERIKMWGGEPDGKANDAEK from the exons ATGGAAGAACACACCTCTAAGCATCCCCTTCTTTCACCTGGTAGAGAAAACCCTCAAATCGCCGAACAAACTAGTGATTATCTTATTAGATTGTCACATACTTCTTTTGCTTCTTCCTTTGTTGCTGATGCAGATGATATTCCTCCCATCACTGGAATCCAAGATTTCTTTAGAGAGTTTACAATTGAATCTAGAAAATTATGGTACCTTGCTGGTCCAGCTATTTTCACTTCACTTTGTCAGTATTCTCTTGGTGCTGTCACTCAAACATTTGCTGGACATGTTGGCACTCTTGAGCTTGCTGCTGTTTCTGTTGAAAACTCAGTTATTGCCGGTTTCTCTTTTGGTGTCATG TTGGGAATGGGAAGTGCGTTAGAAACACTATGTGGACAAGCATTTGGAGCAGGTCAAATTGACATGCTAGGAGTATACATGCAAAGGTCATGGGTTATTCTCAATTCAACAGCAGCACTTCTGATGTTACTTTACATTTTCGCGGACCAATTTCTGAGATTAATTGGGCAAACAGAGGACATATCACGGGAAGCAGGGAAAATGGCTTTGTATATGATTCCTCAATTATTTGCATATGCCATGAATTTTCCAATAGCTAAGTTCTTGCAG GCACAGAGTAAGATTATGGTGATGGCATGGATAGCAGCAATAGCTTTGGTTCTGCATACATTTTTTAGCTGGTTGTTTATGTTGAAGTTAGGGTGGGGGCTCGTGGGCGCGGCAGTGGTGCTGAACTCATCGTGGTGGTTCATAGTGGTGGCGCAAATGCTATATATTTTTAGTGGGACTTGTGGAGAAGCATGGTCAGGGTTCTCATGGATGGCTTTCCTTAATCTATGGGGATTTGTTAGGTTATCTCTTGCCTCCGCTGTCATGCTATG CTTGGAGACTTGGTACTTTATGGCATTGGTCCTGTTCGCTGGCTATTTAAAGAACGCAGAAGTGGCTGTTGATGCCTTGTCCATTTG CATGAACATACTGGGATGGGCAGTGATGGCAGCTATTGGATGCAATGCAGCTATAAG CGTGCGAGTGTCAAATGAACTCGGGGCAGCTCATCCAAGAACGGCGAAATTTTCGGTGGTGGTCGTCGTGTTTTCTTCATTCTTGATCGGCCTTCTCTTATCAGTCTTTTTACTAGTTTTTCGAAGCCAATACCCCAACTTATTCGCAGAGAGTGAATCAGTAAAGCGTCTTGTTTATGATCTCACACCATTATTAGCATTTTGCATAGTGGTTAACAATATTCAACCAGCTCTATCTGGTGTGGCTATTGGAGCAGGATGGCAAGCTTTGGTTGCTTATGTCAATATTGCTTGTTACTATTTGTTTGGCATTCCATTGGGTTTATTACTAGGCTACAAGCTCAACATGGGTGTCCAA GGTATTTGGTACGGAATGGTTAGCGGAACTGTGATTCAGACATTTGCCCTGTTTTGGATAGTTCACAAAACCAATTGGAACAAGGAG GCTTCTATTGCAGCAGAGAGGATAAAAATGTGGGGAGGGGAACCAGATGGTAAAGCAAATGATGCAGAGAAATAA